In one Mucilaginibacter ginsenosidivorax genomic region, the following are encoded:
- a CDS encoding M42 family metallopeptidase, translating to MAKKKSDPTPHISVVNETSLSFFEKYINNPSPTGFEWKGQELWLEYLKPYIDTHYVDNYGTAVGIINPKADYKVVIEAHADEISWFVNYITNDGLIYVIRNGGSDHQIAPSKRVNIHTDNGIVKAVFGWPAIHTRTGGDKEEAPTLKNIFLDCGCTSKEEVEKLGIHVGCVITYEDEFMILNDRYYVGRALDNRAGGFMIAEVARLLKENNIKLPFGLYIVNAVQEEIGLRGAEMIAHKIKPNVAIVTDVTHDTQTPMINKITQGDLACGRGPVVSYAPAVQNNLNKLLIETAQKAEIPFQRQASSRSTGTDTDAFAYSNDGVPSALISLPLRYMHTTVEMIHKQDVDNVIRLIYETLLNITAGQDFRYIK from the coding sequence ATGGCTAAAAAGAAATCAGATCCTACTCCGCATATTTCAGTTGTAAACGAAACTTCACTGTCTTTTTTCGAAAAATATATTAACAACCCCTCGCCTACCGGTTTTGAATGGAAAGGCCAGGAATTATGGTTGGAATACCTGAAACCATACATCGATACGCATTATGTAGATAACTATGGTACAGCGGTTGGTATTATTAACCCAAAAGCCGATTATAAGGTTGTTATTGAAGCGCATGCCGATGAAATTTCATGGTTTGTAAACTACATTACCAACGATGGTTTAATATACGTTATCCGCAATGGAGGGTCAGATCACCAGATTGCGCCTTCAAAACGTGTAAACATACATACCGATAATGGCATTGTGAAAGCAGTATTTGGCTGGCCGGCAATACACACCCGTACAGGCGGCGATAAGGAAGAGGCCCCAACACTTAAAAACATCTTTTTAGATTGCGGATGCACATCAAAGGAAGAGGTAGAAAAATTGGGCATTCACGTAGGTTGTGTTATTACTTATGAGGATGAGTTTATGATCCTGAACGACCGTTACTATGTTGGCCGCGCATTGGATAACCGTGCCGGCGGCTTCATGATTGCCGAGGTTGCCCGTTTGTTAAAGGAAAACAACATTAAACTACCATTTGGCCTGTACATTGTAAATGCCGTACAGGAAGAGATTGGTTTGCGTGGCGCCGAAATGATAGCCCATAAAATAAAACCGAATGTGGCCATTGTTACCGATGTAACCCACGATACCCAAACGCCGATGATTAACAAGATTACACAGGGCGACCTAGCTTGCGGTCGGGGTCCGGTAGTATCATATGCTCCTGCTGTACAAAATAACCTGAATAAACTACTGATAGAAACTGCTCAAAAAGCCGAAATTCCTTTCCAGCGCCAGGCATCCTCACGGTCTACAGGTACCGATACCGATGCATTTGCTTACTCAAATGATGGTGTGCCATCGGCGTTAATTTCATTGCCGTTACGTTATATGCATACCACTGTTGAGATGATCCACAAACAGGATGTAGATAACGTTATCCGTTTAATTTACGAAACACTATTAAACATTACAGCCGGCCAGGATTTCAGATACATCAAATAA